TTATAATTTTATACTTCATTTTTTACCCTTTCTAAATCCGCTTCTACCATAAGCTCTATCAGTTCCTTCATAGAAGTCTTAGCTTCCCACCCAAGCTTCTCTTTAGCCTTTTTAGGATTTCCTAAAAGTCTTTCGACTTCTGCCGGTCTGTATAATTTAGGGTCTATTTCTACGTAATCTTTATAGTTTAGTCCGACATAGGAAAAAGCGGTTTCGCACATCTCCCTTACGGAAAAGGTTTTACCGGTCGCGACAACGTAATCGTCCGGCTTATCCTGCTGAAGCATAAGCCACATAGCTTCTATGTAGTCTTTTGCGTAACCCCAGTCTCTCTGGGCGTCTATGTTGCCGAGGTAAAGCTTTTTCTGTTTGCCGTATTTTATTCTTGCGACGGCATCGGTAACTTTTCTCGTAACGAATTCTATGCCTCTAATCGGCGATTCATGATTGAACAGTATTCCTGCACAGCCGAATATGTTAAAACTTTCCCTGTAATTTATAGTAATATGATGGCCGAACATTTTAGCGACTCCGTAGGGGCTTCTCGGATGAAATACCGTATCTTCGCACTGTATGGTTTCGGAAGTCTTACCGAACATCTCGGACGTTGAAGCCTGATAAAACTTAATTTTATTATTTACGATTCTTATAGCCTCAAGAACGTTCACTACCGAAAAACCCGTAACCTGGGTAGTTAAAACCGGCTGCTGCCACGACGTTCCCACGAAACTTTGAGCTGCTAAGTTATATACCTCCTCGGCTTTG
This DNA window, taken from Candidatus Acidulodesulfobacterium acidiphilum, encodes the following:
- the gmd gene encoding GDP-mannose 4,6-dehydratase; this encodes MAKNALITGITGQDGAYLAKFLIEKGYNVYGFLARRGSDTLWRLRYLNILDEVKIIDGDLLDLSSLIRALETSKAEEVYNLAAQSFVGTSWQQPVLTTQVTGFSVVNVLEAIRIVNNKIKFYQASTSEMFGKTSETIQCEDTVFHPRSPYGVAKMFGHHITINYRESFNIFGCAGILFNHESPIRGIEFVTRKVTDAVARIKYGKQKKLYLGNIDAQRDWGYAKDYIEAMWLMLQQDKPDDYVVATGKTFSVREMCETAFSYVGLNYKDYVEIDPKLYRPAEVERLLGNPKKAKEKLGWEAKTSMKELIELMVEADLERVKNEV